One segment of Dama dama isolate Ldn47 chromosome 15, ASM3311817v1, whole genome shotgun sequence DNA contains the following:
- the LOC133070759 gene encoding large ribosomal subunit protein eL43-like, which produces MAKRTKKVGIVGKYGTHYGASLRKMVKKIEISQHAKYTCSFCGKTKMKRRVVGIWHCGSCMKTVAGGAWTYNTTSAVTVKSAIRRLKELKDQ; this is translated from the coding sequence ATGGCGAAACGCACCAAGAAGGTCGGAATCGTGGGCAAATACGGGACCCATTATGGTGCCTCCCTCAGGAAAATggtgaagaaaattgaaatcagccAGCACGCCAAGTATACATGCTCTTTCTGTGGCAAAACCAAGATGAAGAGAAGAGTTGTGGGCATTTGGCACTGTGGTTCCTGCATGAAAACAGTAGCTGGTGGTGCCTGGACCTACAACACCACTTCTGCTGTCACAGTAAAGTCTGCCATCAGAAGACTGAAGGAATTGAAGGACCAGTAG